One region of Oncorhynchus masou masou isolate Uvic2021 unplaced genomic scaffold, UVic_Omas_1.1 unplaced_scaffold_7137, whole genome shotgun sequence genomic DNA includes:
- the LOC135537153 gene encoding luc7-like protein 3 encodes EKQRRETEKRNREEKQRREEEETGETEKRDRREEKRDREERQRSETEKRDRKARQKSETETR; translated from the exons gagaaacagagaagagaaacagagaagagaaacagagaagagaaacagagaagagaagaa gaggagacaggagagacagagaagagagacaggagagaagagaagagagacagagaagagagacagagaagcgaGACAGAAAAGCGAGACAGAAAAGCGAGACAGAAAAGCGAGACAGAGACAAGaa